The Chryseobacterium sp. G0186 genome includes the window CATCGTCTTTTTCCTTTTGGGATATATCTTTTACAGTTCCATTTATGCAGCTATAGGTTCAGCAGTAGACAATGAAACTGAAACCCAGCAATTCACCTTATTTGCCATTTTACCCTTAACCCTGGGGATGTATGGAAGTTTCTCATTGATGAATAATCCTGATGGACCACTAGGCTTCTGGCTGTCTATCATCCCATTCACTTCACCGGTTGCCATGATTGCAAGAATCCCATTCGGAGTTCCTGCATGGCAGATTGCGTTATCTATTGCATTGTTGTTGGTAACTACTATTTTTATGATCTTTCTGGCCGGAAAAATCTATCGTGTAGGTATTTTAATGTATGGTAATAAAGCGACTTTAAAAGAACTTTGGAAGTGGATTAAAGGATAAAATAACAAAAAGGCACAAGTCTATACAATAAACTTATAGGTTTACCTTTTTTATAATACTATTAAAAACAAAAATCCCGGAAATTGCTTTCCGGGATTTTTTATATTCTGAATAAATGATTTATTTGAATATGTAGCTTAAAGTAAGTGCCAATACTTGTTCAGACTTTTTCTTGGTAGTCCCTCTAGTTTCTTTTGCAAGACCAGGGTACGTATCTGAAAGACCTAAATCATATTTCACAGCTACTTCGAGTTGTCTCTTATAGCTATACCCTACTCCCAGACCTATTCCCCAGTTAAAGCTTTTCGCTTTACCGTTTACGCCTGGCGGTTGTGCAGGATCAGTTACATCCGGATCATAGTAAGATCTGCCTATAGGAGCATTCTTTACATCCTGACTTACCAGAAAATTGAATCTTGGCCCTAATAGTCCAAAAAATTCAGATTCAGATTCTGAAAAGTATCCTTTAAAATATAAAGGAACACTTAAATAGTTATTAGCATATACTGCATCATAACCGTCTCTTCCTTTCGCATCCTTATCTTTCCCTGTTTCTCCTGCACCATAGTACAGAACTTCGGGTTGTATAAAAAACTGGTTTGCCTTTCCTACGGGAATTAAAGCCAAAGCACCACCTTGAAAAGTGTATCTAGGGCCTGAAGGGTTATGGGCATTTGCTACTCTGGAATAGTTTAATCCTCCGGTAAGACCAAATCTTGTACTTTTCCACTGCACCTGGGCAAAGGAAAAGGCAGAAATAGCCAAAGCTGAGGTTAATAAAAGTTTTTTCATATGATTTGGGTTTTATATTATCCTAGGATCTTAGCTACAGTAGCACCGATATCAGCAGGAGAGTCAACAACGTTGATACCGTTCTCTCTCATGATTTCCATTTTAGCCTGAGCTGTATCTTCTGCACCACCTACGATAGCACCAGCGTGTCCCATTGTTCTTCCTTTTGGAGCTGTTTGTCCAGCGATAAATCCTACAACCGGCTTAGTAGATCCACTAGCCTTGTACCATCTAGCAGCTTCAGCTTCAAGTCCACCACCAATTTCACCGATCATTACCACTGCTTCAGTTTCAGGATCGTTAATGAATAACTCAAGAGCTTCTCTTGTAGTTGTACCAATGATTGGATCACCACCAATACCAATTGCTGTAGAAACACCGTAACCAGCTTTAACAACCTGATCAGCAGCTTCGTAAGTAAGAGTACCTGATTTTGAAACGATACCTACTTTCCCTTTTTTGAAAACGAAACCTGGCATAATACCAATTTTAGCTTCTTCAGATGTAATAATTCCAGGGCAGTTTGGTCCGATCAATCTGCAATCTCTGTCAGCGATATACGATTTTACTTTTACCATATCAGCTACAGGAATACCTTCAGTAATACATACGATTACCTTGATCCCTGCTTCAGCAGCTTCCATGATAGCATCTGCTGCGAATGCTGGTGGTACGAAAATAATACTTACGTTTGCTCCTGCTTTTGCAACAGCATCAGCTACTGTATTGAATACCGGCTTTCCTAAGTGCTCGCTACCTCCTTTTCCTGGAGTAACACCACCTACTACGTTTGTTCCGTATTCAATCATCTGACCAGCATGGAAAGTACCTTCGTTCCCTGTAAATCCTTGTACAATTACTTTAGAATCTTTGTTTACTAAAATTGACATTTTATTGTTGTTTTAATTTATTTATTATTTTATTAATGCTCACAAATTTACTCAAATTTCTTTGATTTTGGATAAAACCTGTGGAATTGTTTATTTGAGATTTCTCAGTTTTACTTCTTTTTTCAGATAAGTTTTGAAATCTTCAGCAAACATCCCGATATAGGTTCCTTTTTCCAGGTCTCTGTTCACTCCTGTTTTTCCTAAAAGTACAGATCCGCTCTCAATTTTATTCCCTGAAGCAATACCCACCTGCCCCCATAAAGTTACTTCATCTCCAATAACACAACATCCTGCGATACCTACCTGAGAAGCGATCAAACATTTTTTCCCGATAACCGTATCATGTCCTATCTGAATCTGATTATCCAATACAGAACCCTCTCCAATGATTGTAGAGTCTGTAACGCCTCTATCAATGGTACATCCATTTCCTATTTCCACATTATTCTCAATAACTACATTCCCTACTGAGATCAAGCGGTCAAAGTTCCCATTTAATTTTCTGTAATAGAAAGCATCCCCACCCAAAACCGTATTGGATTGTATAATAACATTGTCTCCAATAACCGTTCTGTCACCAATCACAACATTTGGAAAAATTAAGGTATTTTTTCCAATCTGTACATTGTTTCCGATTACCGCAGATGAATGAATTTTTGTACCCTCACCTATTTCCACATCATGAAGTTCTTCTGTGAAGTTATAGATTCTTGTAAAATGAGTATTGATCTTATTAAAATCCCTGAACGGGTCATCAGAAACCAAAAGCGCTTTTCCTTCCGGACATTCTACTTCTTTATCAATTAAAATAATGGTTGCAGCAGACTGTAATGCTTTGTCATAATATTTGGGATGATTAACAAATACAATCTCTCCCGGCTTCACCATATGGATTTCGTTAGAACCCAGAACCTCGAAATCTTCCGGGCCAATAAATTGAGAGCCAATTAAATCGGCAATCGTTTTAAGCTTTTGTGGAGAATGGAATCTCATAACAATAGATTTTCTTATAAAACAAAATTCGGAATGCTAGTGCAAACCGAATTTATATAAATTTTATTTATTATTTTACTCTTTCCAAGTAACTACCGTCTTCAGTATTTACTTTAATTCTGTCTCCCGGTTCAATAAATAAAGGAACCATTACTCTTGCTCCTGTTTCAACGATTGCGTTTTTAAGGGCATTGGTTGCAGTGTTTCCTTTTACACCCGGATCAGCTTCAATAACGTCCAGATAAACTGACTGTGGAAGTTCAGCAGAAAGTGGAGTTTCATCAGCCTCTTTCAAGATGATCGTTACTTCTTCACCCGCTTTCATAAACTGAGCATTCTCGATCATTTCTTTGTTGATATATAATTGAGAGAAATCGTCATTGTTCATGAAGTGAAATCCGTTCTCATCATCATACAGATACTGGAATTTTCTTGTAATTACTTTTACCTCATCAATTTTATGTCCTGCAGAAAAAGTGTTATCAAGAACTTTTCCGTTGGTTACTGATTTCAGTTTTGTTCTTACGAAAGCAGGTCCTTTTCCTGGCTTTACGTGCAAAAATTCAATTACTTTGAAAATATCATTGCTAAATTCGATGCAAAGTCCTTTTCTGATATCGTTACTT containing:
- a CDS encoding porin family protein is translated as MKKLLLTSALAISAFSFAQVQWKSTRFGLTGGLNYSRVANAHNPSGPRYTFQGGALALIPVGKANQFFIQPEVLYYGAGETGKDKDAKGRDGYDAVYANNYLSVPLYFKGYFSESESEFFGLLGPRFNFLVSQDVKNAPIGRSYYDPDVTDPAQPPGVNGKAKSFNWGIGLGVGYSYKRQLEVAVKYDLGLSDTYPGLAKETRGTTKKKSEQVLALTLSYIFK
- the sucD gene encoding succinate--CoA ligase subunit alpha; amino-acid sequence: MSILVNKDSKVIVQGFTGNEGTFHAGQMIEYGTNVVGGVTPGKGGSEHLGKPVFNTVADAVAKAGANVSIIFVPPAFAADAIMEAAEAGIKVIVCITEGIPVADMVKVKSYIADRDCRLIGPNCPGIITSEEAKIGIMPGFVFKKGKVGIVSKSGTLTYEAADQVVKAGYGVSTAIGIGGDPIIGTTTREALELFINDPETEAVVMIGEIGGGLEAEAARWYKASGSTKPVVGFIAGQTAPKGRTMGHAGAIVGGAEDTAQAKMEIMRENGINVVDSPADIGATVAKILG
- a CDS encoding LpxD N-terminal domain-containing protein, whose product is MRFHSPQKLKTIADLIGSQFIGPEDFEVLGSNEIHMVKPGEIVFVNHPKYYDKALQSAATIILIDKEVECPEGKALLVSDDPFRDFNKINTHFTRIYNFTEELHDVEIGEGTKIHSSAVIGNNVQIGKNTLIFPNVVIGDRTVIGDNVIIQSNTVLGGDAFYYRKLNGNFDRLISVGNVVIENNVEIGNGCTIDRGVTDSTIIGEGSVLDNQIQIGHDTVIGKKCLIASQVGIAGCCVIGDEVTLWGQVGIASGNKIESGSVLLGKTGVNRDLEKGTYIGMFAEDFKTYLKKEVKLRNLK
- the efp gene encoding elongation factor P, which produces MATSNDIRKGLCIEFSNDIFKVIEFLHVKPGKGPAFVRTKLKSVTNGKVLDNTFSAGHKIDEVKVITRKFQYLYDDENGFHFMNNDDFSQLYINKEMIENAQFMKAGEEVTIILKEADETPLSAELPQSVYLDVIEADPGVKGNTATNALKNAIVETGARVMVPLFIEPGDRIKVNTEDGSYLERVK